The genomic window CCACGCGAGCGCTGGAACCCGCCGCCCGAACCCGCTTCTCGACGTCAAACGGCCACTCGATAAAGACGGCAAGCGTCATTGCCTCCAGCTCGCCTACGTCCTGAACGCAATGGACATCCAGTTCGACCTCATCGTTTCGAGCAATCTCAAGCGCAGCCTGCAGACCGCCTCTCTCGTCGGCACCGAGATGGGCTACGAGTCCCCGATTCAAATCTCCAAAGCGCTTGCACCCGAGGCCACGGCCCGCGACTTCCAGCACCTGCTCCACGAGTGCCGTGACCGCGAAAACGTCCTCTTTGTCGGCCACAACCCCAATATCAACATCTTTCTGGGCTCGCTGCTCGTACCGGTTTCTACCCACGCCACCGCTCAGGTGCGCCTGCGCAAGGGTTCGATCGCGCGACTTTCGCTCACCCGTGGCCCGGCGACGCTCCAGTGGCTGCTCGACCCTCGCACCGTCCGCGCCCTCTACGCCACTTCGACCAAGAGCTCCCGTCGAAAGACATCAAAAAAGTAGCTCGCCTCTTTCCTCAGCGACCACGCTTCCAGCTCCGCTCCACCGCGTCCCGGAACCAGCTCCAGCACCACACGCTTGGGATAGACGTGTACCCGCATCCGCACCACAGCGCTGGCCCTGTCCTGATTCAACGCCACCGCCAGCCGCAGCAATGCCACCGCGCGCCGCACATGCTCAAGCTCCAAAGGAATTGTTCGCATCGGCCGGTCGGTCACATCCGGCCGCGTCTTGCCGAGGTAGCGCGCAATCGCACTTACGATGGACCTCTGCTCCGGCGAAAATCCAAAGATCTCCGAGTTCGCAATGATGTACTGCGTGTGACGATAGTGCCCCTGGTGGTTCATGAACTTGCCGACATCGTTCATCATGGCCGCCGACTCCAGCCATAGCCTGTACTCCTCCGGCAGCCCATGCACCCGCGCCAGCGAATCGAAGAGCTGCACCACATGCTGCCGCACCGGCTCGACATTCTTTAGCTGGACCCCATATCTTTGGCAAACCTCAAGAACTCCGGTCCACCGCTCGTCCTCTATCTTCCGATGCACCGAGGTCCGCAGGTCCGACTCCGCCAGCATCTGCGCCAGCATCCCGTCCCGCAACCCAAGCGGAGAGTAACGAAACCCCTTCAACCCCATACGCTCCAGCAAACTCGCATAGACCAGCGCGCCGCCGACGATAATCTCCGACCGTCGCGGCCCGATTCCCGGCACCGCCTCGCGCTGCGCATTGTTCATCTTCAGCAGCTTGTCGGCGAGCGTCCTTACATCTGCTGTGGTCGCCTCATTCGGCTTCAGCCGCACAAACTTTTTTGGAGCGGACTTCTTCACCGGCAGTTTTTTCGCCATGGCCACACTGGCCTCTGCCAGCGCCGCCGCCGTCCCCGAGGTGGCAATCACCAGTCCTACCCGCGGCAGGCCTAGTTTCTTCTCGCCACGCTTTAACTCGCGGTCGATATACTGCTTCAGCCGCGCCACCTCCTCCTTTGCCGGAGGATCGGTCGGCAAAAACTCCTGCTGCAGCCGCACCGCGCCCAGCGACAGGCTCACCATCGACTTGATCCTGCCGCCATCGGATACCGTTACCTCGCAGCTTCCACCACCCAGATCGATCAGCAGGCACTTCCCTTTCGCGCCCGCCTCGTGGGTGACCACGCCCAGGTGAATCAGCCGCCCTTCTTCGAGGCCGGAGATGACCTCCACGTCCCATCCCGTCGCAGACTTCACCCACTCCGTAAACGCCGCGGCATTCCGCGCATCGCGCATGGCGCTGGTCGCCACCACGCGAACCTTGTCCACCGCATGAAGCTGCACCGCCTTATAGAACCGCTTGAGCGCCCGAATCGTCACCGACATCGCCTCCGGCGAGATCGACCCGGTCTGAAACACGCTCTCCCCCAGCCGCGTCACCTCGCGGTCTTCGTGCAGCGTCTTCAGCCGGTGCATATGCACCGAGGCAATCTTCAACCGGCACGAATTCGACCCAATATCGACTGCGGCAAACGTAGGCATCGCTCTTCACACACCTCAAACCAAAAATCACCCAACACAAGCAAGATACATCCCCGCACAGCTTCTCTCCTCGCACTTCCTTTTTGGTGCCGTCTCTTTCCATCCCCCAATGCACGTCATCTCGACCGGAGCGAAGCGCAGTGGAGAGGCCCCTGTATTTCGTCTTTGCCCCAGCCTTCATGTGCTCAACAATTTATGCTTACAAAGGCACTCAAAATTCATGACCAACCAAACTCTCTCCGCAACACCCGCCCGTCTCTCTTTCAACCCCGCCGATACTCCCCGCCGCTCCACCGCCGTCGCCATCCTCCTTGGCCTCTGGCTGGTCATCTTCTTCGCATCCCTCTTCGCTCCGCCGCTGCTCGACGACGCCGACGCCACCCACGCCAACGCTGCCCGCCACATCGCCCTCACCGGCGACTTCGTCACCCTGCACGTCAACGGCATCCGCTATCTCGAAAAGGCGCCGCTTCCCTACTGGCTCGACGCGCTCAGCTTCCGCATCTTCGGCTTCAACACCTTCGCCGCGCACTTCCCCCAGGCCATCGCAGTCCTCCTGCTCGCTCTCATCGGCTTCCACTGGGCAAGCCGCGCCTTCGGCAACCGTACCGCCTTTTACACTGGCCTCGGAATCCTCACCTCCATCGGGGTCTTCCTCTTCACCCGTA from Granulicella sp. L56 includes these protein-coding regions:
- a CDS encoding Ppx/GppA phosphatase family protein, translated to MPTFAAVDIGSNSCRLKIASVHMHRLKTLHEDREVTRLGESVFQTGSISPEAMSVTIRALKRFYKAVQLHAVDKVRVVATSAMRDARNAAAFTEWVKSATGWDVEVISGLEEGRLIHLGVVTHEAGAKGKCLLIDLGGGSCEVTVSDGGRIKSMVSLSLGAVRLQQEFLPTDPPAKEEVARLKQYIDRELKRGEKKLGLPRVGLVIATSGTAAALAEASVAMAKKLPVKKSAPKKFVRLKPNEATTADVRTLADKLLKMNNAQREAVPGIGPRRSEIIVGGALVYASLLERMGLKGFRYSPLGLRDGMLAQMLAESDLRTSVHRKIEDERWTGVLEVCQRYGVQLKNVEPVRQHVVQLFDSLARVHGLPEEYRLWLESAAMMNDVGKFMNHQGHYRHTQYIIANSEIFGFSPEQRSIVSAIARYLGKTRPDVTDRPMRTIPLELEHVRRAVALLRLAVALNQDRASAVVRMRVHVYPKRVVLELVPGRGGAELEAWSLRKEASYFFDVFRRELLVEVA
- a CDS encoding histidine phosphatase family protein; this encodes MKTRPMNLFILRHASAGTRRPNPLLDVKRPLDKDGKRHCLQLAYVLNAMDIQFDLIVSSNLKRSLQTASLVGTEMGYESPIQISKALAPEATARDFQHLLHECRDRENVLFVGHNPNINIFLGSLLVPVSTHATAQVRLRKGSIARLSLTRGPATLQWLLDPRTVRALYATSTKSSRRKTSKK